A region of Thermoplasmataceae archaeon DNA encodes the following proteins:
- a CDS encoding DUF302 domain-containing protein, translated as MYSYEKDLDLDVEDVYGKLSHALKENGFIVLSYVDVQHILESNFGDKFRKYYILNVCKPIAAREVMAEDLRMGMFIPCKISIYETETGCHLSFLYVSALSRDYLGRESGVRKYEDEMVSIIDTIS; from the coding sequence ATGTACAGCTATGAGAAGGATCTTGACCTGGACGTTGAGGACGTTTATGGAAAACTATCTCACGCCCTGAAGGAAAACGGGTTCATTGTTCTGTCCTACGTTGATGTGCAGCACATACTTGAATCAAATTTTGGTGACAAATTCAGGAAATACTACATCCTCAATGTGTGCAAACCAATTGCGGCTAGGGAGGTGATGGCCGAGGACCTGAGAATGGGTATGTTTATCCCATGCAAGATATCGATATATGAAACGGAAACTGGATGTCACCTGAGCTTTCTTTATGTTTCTGCGCTTTCACGTGATTATCTAGGCCGGGAAAGTGGAGTGAGGAAATATGAAGACGAGATGGTATCAATCATCGATACCATAAGTTGA
- the trxA gene encoding thioredoxin, with the protein MDYDDDIEKIRMKHMEDIMKSMKGEKRDADSTPIVLTDSNFAGELMKHNLMVVDFWAPWCGPCQMVHPIIEALARDYAGKVKFGRLNVDDNQATSMMFKVRSIPTILIFKNGKVADGVIGAVPRNMLESKIKSVMRAE; encoded by the coding sequence ATGGATTACGATGATGACATAGAAAAGATAAGGATGAAACATATGGAGGATATAATGAAATCAATGAAGGGAGAAAAGAGGGACGCTGATTCGACCCCTATTGTACTGACTGATTCAAATTTTGCCGGAGAACTCATGAAGCATAACCTGATGGTTGTGGATTTCTGGGCACCGTGGTGCGGCCCATGCCAGATGGTGCACCCAATTATTGAAGCTCTAGCCAGGGACTACGCTGGCAAGGTCAAATTTGGCAGGCTTAATGTCGATGATAACCAGGCGACATCCATGATGTTCAAGGTGAGAAGCATTCCGACCATTCTCATTTTCAAGAATGGAAAGGTTGCAGACGGCGTTATTGGAGCGGTTCCAAGGAACATGCTGGAATCTAAGATAAAGTCCGTGATGCGCGCAGAGTAG
- a CDS encoding FAD-dependent oxidoreductase yields the protein MTGGAEKSYDVIIIGGASAGLTASLYCSRQNLKTLVITKDVGGQALLTNDIQNYPGFDQVKGFELMTKFQNQSAEYGTEFVYDEVRSVVQSNGKFIVETVSEEYEAEALILAFGKTPRELGAPGEKELSGRGISYCAVCDGPLYKGRRVAVIGTGPQLIDAAIYLVDLAAELFVIHTTSKSQRDQDSVKALSSRKNVTFIESQKVKGFRQVDTGISILMESHLDGSIVRDIEVDGIFIENGYIAKTEFLKGIVNLNERNEVIIDSLCHTSMDAVFACGDVTNMPYKQVVISAGQGAVAALSAFNYIQEKRGLVPIKTDWRDIRK from the coding sequence ATGACCGGTGGCGCGGAAAAGAGCTATGATGTTATCATAATAGGTGGGGCATCAGCGGGCCTTACAGCTTCGCTCTACTGCAGCAGGCAAAACCTGAAAACACTGGTAATTACAAAGGATGTGGGAGGGCAGGCACTGCTTACCAATGACATACAGAATTACCCCGGTTTTGATCAGGTCAAGGGGTTTGAGCTAATGACAAAGTTTCAGAACCAGTCTGCTGAATATGGTACGGAGTTTGTATATGACGAGGTGAGGAGTGTGGTCCAGAGCAATGGCAAATTTATCGTTGAGACCGTCTCAGAGGAATATGAGGCCGAAGCTTTGATTCTAGCCTTCGGTAAGACACCACGAGAACTGGGGGCACCCGGGGAGAAGGAGCTTTCAGGGAGAGGCATATCTTATTGTGCGGTCTGTGACGGTCCGTTGTATAAGGGGCGGAGGGTCGCGGTTATAGGCACCGGCCCGCAACTCATAGATGCGGCCATATATCTTGTTGATCTTGCCGCAGAACTGTTTGTGATACACACTACATCAAAGTCTCAAAGAGATCAGGATTCCGTAAAAGCCCTCTCGTCTCGGAAGAATGTCACATTCATTGAGTCTCAGAAAGTGAAAGGCTTCAGGCAAGTGGATACTGGAATATCTATTCTGATGGAAAGCCATTTAGATGGATCGATCGTCAGAGATATAGAGGTTGACGGGATATTTATTGAGAATGGATATATCGCGAAGACAGAGTTCCTGAAAGGCATAGTGAATCTCAACGAAAGGAATGAAGTAATTATAGACAGCCTCTGCCACACATCTATGGACGCTGTCTTTGCTTGTGGCGACGTCACCAACATGCCTTACAAGCAGGTGGTAATATCTGCTGGACAGGGTGCGGTAGCAGCACTTTCCGCTTTTAATTATATACAGGAAAAGAGGGGGCTTGTCCCCATAAAGACAGACTGGAGAGACATAAGGAAATAA
- a CDS encoding pyridoxal phosphate-dependent aminotransferase yields the protein MVSSRLRNISPSATIGMSLKAEELRKTGKKVYNFSLGEPDFTTPENIIDAGFEAARSGKTHYTPSKGVPELRTKIAQKFKDLNNIIADPNNIIVTPTKFSVSLAMMSILEPGDNVLIPEPYYVSYPDIVKLYDGVPRGVRTDEKYGFDFDVLEKSVDKRTRAIIISNPSNPTGRVYGEKEIRNLSDFALNHDLYLISDEIYEDLSYESRPFSPASIPEMADHTVTLSGFSKSYAMTGWRIGYMLANPEIIKASDIIQQQTLTCATSVSQYAAIAALDDRETPKRFRAAFLRRRNMLMDLLSDVPGLSFVRPEGAFYLFPEYDLGIDSDRLSMKLLEESQVTVTPGSAFGNQGEKHFRISYATSEENITEGSKRIVEFMRRNH from the coding sequence ATGGTATCATCCAGACTAAGAAACATATCACCCTCAGCTACTATTGGCATGAGCCTCAAAGCCGAAGAACTGAGAAAGACAGGAAAAAAGGTATACAACTTTTCTCTCGGAGAACCCGATTTTACAACTCCGGAAAACATAATTGACGCAGGTTTTGAGGCGGCACGGAGCGGAAAGACTCATTACACCCCATCCAAAGGCGTTCCTGAACTCAGAACCAAGATTGCACAGAAATTCAAGGATCTGAACAATATAATTGCGGATCCAAACAATATAATCGTAACCCCGACAAAATTCTCGGTGTCTCTGGCGATGATGTCCATACTGGAACCCGGCGACAATGTCCTGATACCAGAACCGTATTATGTGTCATATCCTGACATAGTGAAACTGTACGATGGTGTCCCAAGAGGTGTCAGGACAGACGAAAAATACGGCTTCGATTTCGATGTGCTAGAAAAATCCGTGGATAAGAGGACCAGAGCCATAATAATAAGCAACCCGAGCAACCCCACAGGCAGGGTGTATGGAGAGAAAGAGATCAGGAACCTTTCAGATTTTGCGCTGAATCACGATCTTTACCTTATATCTGACGAGATTTACGAAGATCTTTCATATGAGAGTAGGCCATTCTCGCCCGCCTCGATCCCCGAGATGGCAGATCACACAGTCACCCTGAGTGGATTTTCAAAGAGTTATGCGATGACTGGTTGGAGAATAGGATACATGCTTGCAAACCCAGAGATTATAAAGGCGTCTGATATCATACAGCAGCAGACCCTGACCTGCGCTACTTCGGTTTCGCAGTATGCTGCAATTGCAGCACTCGACGACAGGGAAACCCCAAAACGTTTCAGGGCAGCATTCCTCCGGAGAAGGAACATGCTCATGGATTTGCTCTCCGATGTCCCTGGCCTTAGCTTTGTCAGGCCTGAAGGCGCGTTTTACCTGTTTCCAGAATATGATCTTGGCATCGATTCAGACAGGCTGTCAATGAAACTTCTGGAAGAGTCTCAGGTGACTGTTACTCCTGGGTCAGCTTTCGGAAACCAGGGAGAAAAACACTTCAGGATCTCGTATGCCACAAGTGAGGAGAACATAACGGAAGGATCGAAGAGAATCGTTGAATTCATGCGCAGGAACCACTGA
- a CDS encoding carboxymuconolactone decarboxylase family protein gives MTDEVTETDKLKEIQKLMEYLGSQVPENMNAFGGFIQSVQKNGKLSLKVKELISIALSISSQCEWCIPYHAKMALQNGATVDEIMEAAMVAVLMYGSPALMHVIPLKKALDEFGSKRTA, from the coding sequence ATGACCGACGAAGTCACAGAAACTGATAAGCTTAAGGAAATCCAGAAGCTGATGGAGTACCTTGGATCACAGGTTCCAGAGAACATGAACGCCTTTGGCGGATTCATACAGAGCGTCCAGAAAAACGGAAAACTTTCACTCAAGGTGAAGGAATTGATATCAATAGCCCTTTCTATAAGTTCACAGTGTGAGTGGTGCATTCCATATCATGCCAAGATGGCACTACAGAATGGGGCAACCGTGGATGAGATAATGGAAGCTGCGATGGTCGCGGTTCTGATGTATGGATCTCCGGCTCTTATGCACGTCATACCCTTAAAGAAGGCCCTTGATGAGTTCGGTTCAAAACGGACCGCTTAA